The Streptomyces griseiscabiei genomic sequence AGCACCGAGAAGCCTCCCTTGCCCGCCCCCGCCCCCGCCCCCGCGCGGTCGCTGTCGCTGTCGCCGTCGCCGAGTACGACCGTTCGGTCGTGGCCGGTCGACAGCCCGGCGATCTGGAGTCTGAGATCGCCCTGGTAGCTCCAGAACCAGGGCAGCGCGTCGTACGGGCGCGGCGCGCCGGTGAGCCGGGCGGCCAGACAGCGCGCCTGGTCGGCGGCGTTCTGGACCGACTCCAGCCGGACCCGGCGACCGCCTGTGCCGTGCGGGCCGCCGTGGGAGCCGTCGTGGGGGCCGCCCTGCGGATCGGGGAAGGACGCGCAGTCGCCGATGGCCGAGATGTGCGGGTCCGCCGTGGTGAGGTGGCTGTCCACGACGATGCCGTTGTCCGTCTCCAGGCCTGCCAGGGCGGCGAGTTCGGTGTTGGGCAGGACACCGATGCCGGCGACCACCAGGTCGGCGGGGACCGTCACCCCGTCGGTCGTACGGATGCCGGTCACCCTGCCGTCCGAGCCGACGATCTCGGCCGGCACGGTGCCCATCAGAAGCCGGGTGCCCTGCTCCCGGTGCCGTTGTGCGAAGTGGGCGGCGGTGGGTGCGGAGACGGCCCGGCCCATGACCTGGTCGGCGATGTCGAGCACGACGGGGCCGAGGCCGGCGGCCCGGCAGGCGGCGGCGAACTCCAGGCCGATGAACCCGGCACCGATCACCACCACGTTCCGTGCCTCGCCCAGCCGCTGGCGCAGCTCGTCGGCCTCGGCACG encodes the following:
- a CDS encoding NAD(P)/FAD-dependent oxidoreductase produces the protein MREVSPGRRAVEPGIVIVGAGQAGVQAAESLRDAGFAGPVTVIGDEPELPYQRPPLSKEYLAGKLPEGELTLRADRFYAERGIGLLVGRRVVEVDRRRRRVTLDDDSELPYAHLVLATGSRPRPLPLPGSGLSGVTGLRTRAEADELRQRLGEARNVVVIGAGFIGLEFAAACRAAGLGPVVLDIADQVMGRAVSAPTAAHFAQRHREQGTRLLMGTVPAEIVGSDGRVTGIRTTDGVTVPADLVVAGIGVLPNTELAALAGLETDNGIVVDSHLTTADPHISAIGDCASFPDPQGGPHDGSHGGPHGTGGRRVRLESVQNAADQARCLAARLTGAPRPYDALPWFWSYQGDLRLQIAGLSTGHDRTVVLGDGDSDSDRAGAGAGAGKGGFSVLCFRGSALIAVESVNRPADHMAARRLLTARVPVTPEDAAEPGFSLRGRMARANDPERRALA